In Daphnia magna isolate NIES linkage group LG6, ASM2063170v1.1, whole genome shotgun sequence, the following are encoded in one genomic region:
- the LOC116924298 gene encoding protein hairy, translating into MNRKRDSCLVEGSRFETRVSENRKVRKPMMEKKRRARINQSLNDLKRLLMETDNVKKEGSRPSKLEKADVLELTVNYVQKLHKERLALRNGLGEHGTSFSDTCSSPSGDSFNFKAGFKECARVVREVLRHQQQQTVEENLLKRISWHLENFLANIDPDQIQRKSPSLSLGSDSCSSFEEKDMLVSSPELLPHRSSPVNHALCSSSSASDESQDSCHRRSFSNKTNCFEFTSTPNPSPVNALRTDIASTRWTCGFKSIPHGSPDSMADNWNQRTNSQLTRHRIMPSSMPSESNGKANDANNTDLWTCGFLATSTSPPGSSCSSLVSSPTQYHYAPEIIRRRGVSPYDDHISFSLPKPEAEKSMVWRPW; encoded by the exons atgaaCCGAAAACGGGATTCATGTTTGGTAGAAGGCAGTCGGTTTGAAACACGTGTCTCCGAAAACAGAAAG GTGCGCAAACCAATGATGGAGAAGAAGCGACGAGCTCGCATTAATCAGAGTCTCAACGATCTAAAACGGCTTCTAATGGAAACGGATAACGTGAAAAAAGAG GGCTCCCGACCATCTAAACTGGAGAAAGCCGACGTACTTGAACTAACCGTTAACTACGTTCAAAAACTCCACAAGGAACGGCTTGCATTGCGGAATGGCCTGGGCGAACACGGCACCAGCTTTTCTGACACATGTTCGTCTCCGTCAGGTGACTCGTTCAATTTTAAAGCTGGCTTCAAGGAGTGTGCTCGCGTTGTACGAGAAGTATTGCGCCATCAACAACAGCAGACAGTTGAAGAAAACTTACTCAAAAGAATCAGCTGGCATTTAGAAAACTTCTTGGCAAATATAGATCCTGATCAGATCCAGCGAAAATCCCCCTCACTGTCATTGGGAAGCGATTCCTGCTCTTCATTTGAAGAAAAGGACATGCTCGTGTCTTCTCCCGAACTTCTCCCCCATCGATCTTCACCTGTAAACCATGCTCTATGTTCGTCATCATCAGCTTCAGATGAGAGCCAGGATTCATGCCATCGACGatctttttcaaacaaaacaaattgttttgaatttaCGTCAACACCGAATCCTTCCCCAGTAAATGCGCTTAGGACTGATATTGCATCAACTCGCTGGACTTGCGGTTTCAAGTCCATTCCTCATGGGTCACCAGATTCAATGGCTGATAACTGGAATCAAAGAACAAATAGCCAGTTGACAAGACACAGGATTATGCCTTCTTCGATGCCATCTGAGAGCAATGGGAAGGCGAATGATGCCAATAACACCGACCTGTGGACATGCGGTTTCCTTGCTACCAGCACCTCTCCACCTGGTAGCTCATGCAGTTCCTTAGTCTCCTCTCCCACTCAGTATCACTATGCACCCGAAATTATACGTCGGCGGGGAGTTAGTCCGTATGATGATCACATTTCATTCTCTTTGCCAAAACCAGAGGCAGAAAAATCAATGGTGTGGAGACCTTGGTAA
- the LOC116915672 gene encoding MKRN2 opposite strand protein isoform X1, producing the protein MTRKQNKNIMSTSSDSLLCFQHCEKVNIFCFMVPYNCPKCRSDLSGTDMAIPPFRIPNPLTCEPNNFSLVIKPTFGSFIRDFKRGDLLHIALSNSKSIIFEFNENGISSSSASSHLNWTNFLCISLSALPYRFEDLDEILETTKVMDIWAAERYDDLHNNCFDYVISVLNASLQNSSFKLTKLQLTQDVISPAINKTIRLLSIIRNVLDNGFFLQRTLAEPAVSS; encoded by the exons ATGACacgcaaacaaaacaaaaacattatgTCAACGTCTTCTGACTCTTTGTTGTGTTTTCAGCACTGTGAGAAAGTGAACATATTCTGCTTCATGGTACCATACAATTGTCCTAAATGCAGAAGTGACTTGTCTGGCACAGACATGGCTATACCACCTTTTCG AATACCAAATCCCCTTACATGTGAACCAAACAACTTTAGCCTGGTAATAAAGCCAACATTTGGGAGTTTCATAAG GGATTTCAAACGAGGTGATTTGTTGCACATAGCACTCTCCAACTCAAAGAGcataatttttgaattcaatgaaaatggaataagCTCTTCCAGTGCTAGTTCACATTTGAATTGGACAAATTTTCTTTGCATCAGTCTTTCTGCACTTCCCTACAGATTTGAGGATTTAGATGAAATTCTGGAGACTACCAAGGTCATGGATATTTGGGCTGCAGAAAG GTATGATGACCTACACAACAACTGCTTCGATTATGTGATTTCCGTGTTAAATGCGTCTCTACAGAATTCCAGTTTCAAATTGACGAAGCTTCAATTGACTCAAGACGTCATTTCTCCAGCAATCAATAAAACTATTCGTTTACTTTCTATCATCAGAAACGTATTAGATAATGGTTTTTTCCTCCAAAGAACTCTTGCCGAGCCGGCGGTAAGCAGTTGA
- the LOC116915658 gene encoding zinc finger protein 830: MASSSSKSSIKLIGTAKKIESPLAKYNSVGQLTCIVCNSVVKNELVWTAHVNGRQHREKVVALKKPVIENQFMKPKQIPAIKRKAESHTTSDGSVDMPAKKGVPRDFFDNQPRMFGAMSAPMAIKSILKNARKPPQHDPNVVKAEVSKSVEDMETDDGFETSNKIPSENEKLTLHQVDTISCNAIPEGFFDDPKMDAKVRQIEFKDPVEEEWNKFQKEIHDEVTASVAIQEEDQEESTAERQLEEIEEQMLKWRRVLELEQKKELYEQRVRALRESMVEDKSTSSSDDDDAAMDKFFDWRSKATS, encoded by the exons ATGGCGTCAAGTTCATCCAAGTCGTCCATAAAGCTAATAGGGACAGCCAAGAAAATAGAATCACCTTTAGCCAAGTATAATAGTGTTGGACAACTGACTTGCATTGTCTGTAATAGTGTTGTCAAAAATGAGTTGGTCTGGACTGCCCATGTCAACGGCAGGCAGCATCGGGAAAAAGttgttgctttaaaaaagCCTGTAATTGAAAACCAGTTCATGAAGCCTAAACAGATTCCAGCTATCAAACGGAAAGCAGAATCCCATACAACCTCAGATGGTTCTGTCGATATGCCAGCAAAAAAAGGAGTACCTAGAGATTTTTTTGATAACCAGCCTCGTATGTTTGGTGCAATGTCTGCTCCAATGGCCATCAAAAGTATTCTCAAAAATGCAAGAAAGCCACCACAGCATGATCCCAATGTGGTAAAGGCTGAAGTATCAAAATCGGTAGAAGATATGGAAACTGATGATGGATTTGAAACATCCAATAAAATAccaagtgaaaatgaaaagttgACTTTACATCAAGTAGACACTATCAGTTGTAATGCTATACCAGAAGGCTTCTTTGATGACCCTAAGATGGATGCAAAG GTCCGTCAAATTGAATTTAAAGATCCTGTAGAAGAGGAATGGAACAAATTccaaaaagaaattcatgATGAAGTTACTGCATCTGTTGCAAttcaagaagaagatcaagagGAATCTACAGCTGAAAGACAGCTAGAGGAAATAGAGGAGCAAATGTTGAAGTGGAGACGAGTTCTTGAGCTTGAACAAAAGAAGGAATTGTACGAGCAGCGAGTTCGAGCCCTTCGTGAATCAATGGTAGAAGACAAGAGCACAAGTTCCAGTGACGATGACGATGCGGCCATGGATAAATTTTTTGACTGGCGATCTAAAGCCACCTCATGA
- the LOC116924292 gene encoding ubiquilin-1 isoform X1 translates to MAESSEPHKIKLTVKTPKDKKDVEVPEEASVKELKEIVAEKFGATSEQVCLIFAGKILKDQETLKGHNLKDGLTVHLVIKSVNTSRATQETTSNVSSNTTSQPSTTPSRPTEPSSSSPFGIGGLGGLAGLSNMGLGSGNFMEMQQNMQRELLSNPDTLRQMMDNPLVQSLMSNPDYMRQILTSNPQMQQLLERHPEINHVMNNPELLRQTMEIARNPAMLQELMRSQDRALSNLESIPGGYSALQRMYRDIQEPMFNAAQEQFGGNPFAALVNNAGSVAGSANPQAGQENRAPLPNPWSGLSSTQSSGTSSEARTTGENRSTTTPATQGMPGMTGMLNSPGMQSLMQQIVDNPQLMQSMMNAPYVQSMFQQMGSNPQLAEQMILNNPLFASNPAMQEQMRTMLPTFMSQLNNPEIQSLVTNPQAMSAMMQIQQGMEQLRQVAPSFATTLGLGTLPPPLNPATSTVPTSSATTSTTSPPAPTTTQPGSDAFSNMMASMLTSLAGQGGMGSGIGGVGGSTQPPEERYRSQLEQLAAMGFINRDANLQALIATFGDVNAAVERLLQNRPMI, encoded by the exons ATGGCAGAATCAAGTGAACCACACAAAATTAAGTTAACTGTGAAAACCCCAAAGGATAAGAAAGATGTAGAGGTACCAGAAGAGGCCTCAGTTAAAGAG CTGAAAGAAATTGTAGCAGAAAAGTTTGGGGCAACTTCTGAACAGGTGTGCCTTATTTTCGCTGGCAAAATTCTTAAAGATCAAGAAACACTGAAAGGACATAACTTGAAAGATGGCCTCACAGTACATCTTGTGATCAAATCAGTAAATACAAGCAGGGCTACACAAGAAACAACTAGTAATGTTTCGTCAAACACAACATCCCAGCCGTCTACAACTCCTAGCAGACCCACAGAGCCAAGTTCTTCATCACCCTTTGGGATTGGTGGGTTGGGTGGACTTGCAG GATTGTCAAATATGGGGTTGGGTTCAGGGAACTTTATGGAAATGCAACAGAATATGCAAAGAGAATTACTTTCTAATCCAGATACATTACGCCAAATGATGGACAATCCACTTGTTCAATCACTCATGAGCAATCCTGATTACATGAGACAAATCTTAACATCTAACCCTCAAATGCAGCAGTTGCTAGAG CGTCATCCGGAAATCAATCATGTTATGAACAATCCTGAATTATTGAGACAAACAATGGAAATAGCAAGGAATCCTGCAATGCTACAGGAACTTATGCGTAGCCAAGATCGAGCGCTTTCCAATTTGGAATCGATTCCTGGAGGATACAGCGCGCTTCAAAGGATGTACCGTGACATTcag GAGCCTATGTTCAATGCTGCTCAAGAACAGTTTGGTGGCAATCCCTTTGCCGCTTTAGTAAATAACGCGGGCTCGGTTGCTGGATCAGCTAATCCTCAGGCAGGACAAGAGAACCGTGCTCCGTTACCAAACCCCTGGTCTGGACTATCATCAACTCA GTCCAGTGGAACTAGTTCTGAGGCAAGAACTACTGGTGAAAATCGCAGTACGACCACTCCAGCTACCCAGGGCATGCCGGGCATGACAGGAATGCTTAACTCTCCAGGGATGCAATCTCTAATGCAACAAATTGTTGATAATCCGCAGCTTATGCAGAGCATGATGAATGCTCCTTATGTCCAGAGTATGTTCCAGCAAATGGGTTCAAATCCACAATTGGCCGAACAGATGATCCTCAACAATCCGCTATTTGCGA GCAATCCAGCTATGCAAGAACAAATGAGGACAATGCTACCAACATTTATGTCTCAGCTCAATAATCCTGAAATCCAAAGTTTAGTTACAAATCCACAGGCTATGTCGGCGATGATGCAAATTCAGCAAGGAATGGAACAACTCCGACAAGTGGCCCCATCGTTTGCAACTAC aCTTGGACTTGGTACACTTCCTCCGCCTTTGAATCCTGCTACGAGCACCGTGCCAACTTCTTCGGCTACAACGTCGACAACATCGCCTCCTGCACCCACAACTACCCAACCCGGTTCTGATGCTTTTAGCAACATGATGGCAAGCATG CTCACTTCCCTAGCAGGGCAAGGTGGAATGGGAAGTGGAATTGGGGGCGTCGGTGGCTCCACCCAACCACCGGAGGAGAGATACCGTTCTCAGCTGGAACAATTAGCGGCTATGGGATTTATTAATCGGGATGCTAACCTTCAAG CCTTGATTGCTACCTTTGGTGATGTCAATGCTGCTGTGGAAAGATTACTGCAGAATCGACCTATGATTTAA
- the LOC116915672 gene encoding MKRN2 opposite strand protein isoform X2, which yields MTRKQNKNIMSTSSDSLLCFQHCEKVNIFCFMVPYNCPKCRSDLSGTDMAIPPFRIPNPLTCEPNNFSLVIKPTFGSFIRDFKRGDLLHIALSNSKSIIFEFNENGISSSSASSHLNWTNFLCISLSALPYRFEDLDEILETTKVMDIWAAERIPVSN from the exons ATGACacgcaaacaaaacaaaaacattatgTCAACGTCTTCTGACTCTTTGTTGTGTTTTCAGCACTGTGAGAAAGTGAACATATTCTGCTTCATGGTACCATACAATTGTCCTAAATGCAGAAGTGACTTGTCTGGCACAGACATGGCTATACCACCTTTTCG AATACCAAATCCCCTTACATGTGAACCAAACAACTTTAGCCTGGTAATAAAGCCAACATTTGGGAGTTTCATAAG GGATTTCAAACGAGGTGATTTGTTGCACATAGCACTCTCCAACTCAAAGAGcataatttttgaattcaatgaaaatggaataagCTCTTCCAGTGCTAGTTCACATTTGAATTGGACAAATTTTCTTTGCATCAGTCTTTCTGCACTTCCCTACAGATTTGAGGATTTAGATGAAATTCTGGAGACTACCAAGGTCATGGATATTTGGGCTGCAGAAAG AATTCCAGTTTCAAATTGA
- the LOC116915676 gene encoding tetraspanin-31, whose protein sequence is MCGGFKFSKNALIALNILYILVGFILIGVATYGKAANLVTSLPIIGGIVACGIFLLVIAIMGLIGAVKHHQVLLFFYMVVLFILFVVQFAIACACLAVNSETQKKLAEVGWDNADNATRDDVEKAFHCCGFRNATESATCSTNCPTCPTCEDQLETMINYGFRVSGGIGLFFSFTELLGFSVAYRFRHMAAGMNEVQ, encoded by the exons ATGTGTGGTGGAtttaaattctccaaaaatgcTCTTATTGCTCTGAACATTCTCTACATT ttgGTAGGCTTTATCTTAATTGGAGTAGCTACCTATGGGAAAGCTGCAAATTTGGTTACCAGCTTGCCAATTATTGGTGGCATAGTAGCATgtggcatttttcttttggtaatTGCCATAATGGGCTTGATTGGAGCTGTGAAACATCATCAAGTTCTCCTTTTCTTT taTATGGTGGTCCTCTTCATCCTCTTTGTCGTTCAATTTGCTATTGCCTGTGCTTGCCTTGCTGTAAATTCAGAAACTCAG AAAAAATTGGCTGAAGTGGGCTGGGATAACGCTGACAACGCTACCCGTGACGATGTCGAGAAAGCTTTTCACTGTTGCGGATTCCGCAATGCAACTGAAAGTGCAACCTGTTCAACCAACTGTCCTACTTGTCCGACATGCGAAGATCAACTTGAAACTATGATTAACTACGGTTTCCGCGTGTCTGGTGGAATTGGTCTTTTCTTTAGCTTCACTGAG CTTCTGGGATTCTCAGTCGCATATCGCTTCAGGCATATGGCTGCTGGAATGAACGAGGTGCAGTAA
- the LOC116924292 gene encoding ubiquilin-1 isoform X2 — protein MAESSEPHKIKLTVKTPKDKKDVEVPEEASVKELKEIVAEKFGATSEQVCLIFAGKILKDQETLKGHNLKDGLTVHLVIKSVNTSRATQETTSNVSSNTTSQPSTTPSRPTEPSSSSPFGIGGLGGLAGLSNMGLGSGNFMEMQQNMQRELLSNPDTLRQMMDNPLVQSLMSNPDYMRQILTSNPQMQQLLERHPEINHVMNNPELLRQTMEIARNPAMLQELMRSQDRALSNLESIPGGYSALQRMYRDIQEPMFNAAQEQFGGNPFAALVNNAGSVAGSANPQAGQENRAPLPNPWSSGTSSEARTTGENRSTTTPATQGMPGMTGMLNSPGMQSLMQQIVDNPQLMQSMMNAPYVQSMFQQMGSNPQLAEQMILNNPLFASNPAMQEQMRTMLPTFMSQLNNPEIQSLVTNPQAMSAMMQIQQGMEQLRQVAPSFATTLGLGTLPPPLNPATSTVPTSSATTSTTSPPAPTTTQPGSDAFSNMMASMLTSLAGQGGMGSGIGGVGGSTQPPEERYRSQLEQLAAMGFINRDANLQALIATFGDVNAAVERLLQNRPMI, from the exons ATGGCAGAATCAAGTGAACCACACAAAATTAAGTTAACTGTGAAAACCCCAAAGGATAAGAAAGATGTAGAGGTACCAGAAGAGGCCTCAGTTAAAGAG CTGAAAGAAATTGTAGCAGAAAAGTTTGGGGCAACTTCTGAACAGGTGTGCCTTATTTTCGCTGGCAAAATTCTTAAAGATCAAGAAACACTGAAAGGACATAACTTGAAAGATGGCCTCACAGTACATCTTGTGATCAAATCAGTAAATACAAGCAGGGCTACACAAGAAACAACTAGTAATGTTTCGTCAAACACAACATCCCAGCCGTCTACAACTCCTAGCAGACCCACAGAGCCAAGTTCTTCATCACCCTTTGGGATTGGTGGGTTGGGTGGACTTGCAG GATTGTCAAATATGGGGTTGGGTTCAGGGAACTTTATGGAAATGCAACAGAATATGCAAAGAGAATTACTTTCTAATCCAGATACATTACGCCAAATGATGGACAATCCACTTGTTCAATCACTCATGAGCAATCCTGATTACATGAGACAAATCTTAACATCTAACCCTCAAATGCAGCAGTTGCTAGAG CGTCATCCGGAAATCAATCATGTTATGAACAATCCTGAATTATTGAGACAAACAATGGAAATAGCAAGGAATCCTGCAATGCTACAGGAACTTATGCGTAGCCAAGATCGAGCGCTTTCCAATTTGGAATCGATTCCTGGAGGATACAGCGCGCTTCAAAGGATGTACCGTGACATTcag GAGCCTATGTTCAATGCTGCTCAAGAACAGTTTGGTGGCAATCCCTTTGCCGCTTTAGTAAATAACGCGGGCTCGGTTGCTGGATCAGCTAATCCTCAGGCAGGACAAGAGAACCGTGCTCCGTTACCAAACCCCTG GTCCAGTGGAACTAGTTCTGAGGCAAGAACTACTGGTGAAAATCGCAGTACGACCACTCCAGCTACCCAGGGCATGCCGGGCATGACAGGAATGCTTAACTCTCCAGGGATGCAATCTCTAATGCAACAAATTGTTGATAATCCGCAGCTTATGCAGAGCATGATGAATGCTCCTTATGTCCAGAGTATGTTCCAGCAAATGGGTTCAAATCCACAATTGGCCGAACAGATGATCCTCAACAATCCGCTATTTGCGA GCAATCCAGCTATGCAAGAACAAATGAGGACAATGCTACCAACATTTATGTCTCAGCTCAATAATCCTGAAATCCAAAGTTTAGTTACAAATCCACAGGCTATGTCGGCGATGATGCAAATTCAGCAAGGAATGGAACAACTCCGACAAGTGGCCCCATCGTTTGCAACTAC aCTTGGACTTGGTACACTTCCTCCGCCTTTGAATCCTGCTACGAGCACCGTGCCAACTTCTTCGGCTACAACGTCGACAACATCGCCTCCTGCACCCACAACTACCCAACCCGGTTCTGATGCTTTTAGCAACATGATGGCAAGCATG CTCACTTCCCTAGCAGGGCAAGGTGGAATGGGAAGTGGAATTGGGGGCGTCGGTGGCTCCACCCAACCACCGGAGGAGAGATACCGTTCTCAGCTGGAACAATTAGCGGCTATGGGATTTATTAATCGGGATGCTAACCTTCAAG CCTTGATTGCTACCTTTGGTGATGTCAATGCTGCTGTGGAAAGATTACTGCAGAATCGACCTATGATTTAA
- the LOC116924301 gene encoding zinc transporter ZIP1 yields MDINKAKSIILATLFVVTLLSCLLPLKLMDTIRHVADPVRKLRYTRVISLLNCFAGGVFLGTCLLDLFPEVQDNIDDVMTALKIDSSFPVAEFLVVLGLFTVLIVEQISLECRSESTRLEEEEREPLLQGSVQDANAPSGDPEVTFQYGTVQPINEAAHHSHSHDNSNSTNSSLRALLLSVALSLHSIFEGLAIGLQKNVEAVLQIFAAVVLHKCVIAFGLSLNLVQSKLRTRVIVQLTLIFCLAAPIGMGIGMGVELLSNSLEATILSGILQGMACGTFLYVTFFEVLPHELNSSDLRTPKMIFIILGFAASCAIVFLDPDTAKPRCP; encoded by the exons ATGGACATCAACAAAGCAAAAAGCATTATTTTAGCTACGTTATTTGTGGTTACATTATTATCATGCTTACTGCCACTGAAATTAATGGATACCATCCGTCATGTTGCAGACCCTGTTCGTAAATTAAG GTATACACGGGTAATCAGCCTGCTGAACTGTTTTGCTGGTGGAGTTTTTCTTGGGACCTGCCTGTTAGATTTATTTCCAGAAGTGCAAGACAACATAGATGATGTCATGACTGCATTGAAAATTGACAGTTCATTTCCTGTTGCAGAGTTCTTAGTTGTCTTAGGGCTTTTCACTGTTTTAATTGtagaacaaatttctcttgagTGTAGATCTGAATCCACAAG GTTAGAGGAGGAAGAAAGAGAACCTTTGCTTCAAGGTTCTGTGCAGGATGCAAATGCACCCAGTGGAGATCCAGAAGTGACATTTCAGTATGGAACTGTACAGCCTATCAATGAAGCAGCCCATCACAGTCATAGCCATGATAATTCTAATTCAACCAATTCTTCACTTCGGGCACTGTTATTGTCAGTAGCTCTGTCCTTACATTCCATTTTTGAAGGATTGGCAATAG GTTTACAAAAAAACGTAGAGGCGGTTCTCCAGATTTTTGCAGCTGTAGTGCTACATAAGTGTGTGATAGCATTCGGTCTCAGCCTTAATCTCGTTCAAAGCAAACTTCGAACAAGAGTGATAGTTCAACTGACTCTAATATTTTGTCTAGCCGCTCCGATTGGTATGGGAATCGGAATGGGAGTCGAATTGCTCAGTAATTCTCTCGAAGCTACAATACTAAGTGGTATTTTGCAAGGCATGGCTTGCGGTACATTCCTTTACGTCACCTTTTTCGAAGTACTTCCACACGAATTGAATAGCAGTGATCTAAGAACGCCAAAAATGATCTTCATTATCCTTGGTTTTGCTGCGTCTTGCGCTATTGTCTTCCTTGATCCTGATACGGCAAAACCGAGATGTCCCTAG